Genomic segment of Caproiciproducens sp. NJN-50:
TGATTCACTCCTATTAAAATCCGTTTATTTCCTCCACGATGCCACAATCAGTGATATATCACTAACAAATATTTAAAAAATTTCTTATTCTATTGATGAGGATTCGTGATATAACACTGGAGGAATGGATCATCAACATCAGACAGGCCGTCGCGGAACGGATCATTGAGCTGTGCCGGCAGCAGGGCATCACGCCGAACGCTTTGAGCTACCGTGCCGCAGTCCACCGTCAAGAGCATCTTGAACGGGGAAAGCCAGAATCCGGACATTGTGACGATCAAGAAACTGTGCGACGGACTGGAAATTTCTTTGGCGGATTTCTTCGACGCAGCTGTCTTTCAGGCTTTGGAACAGGAAATCGAATCAAAACCACGCG
This window contains:
- a CDS encoding helix-turn-helix domain-containing protein — translated: MPQSTVKSILNGESQNPDIVTIKKLCDGLEISLADFFDAAVFQALEQEIESKPRVERVVCTSPERA